In Persicimonas caeni, a single window of DNA contains:
- a CDS encoding twin-arginine translocation signal domain-containing protein — protein sequence MNRRDFLKLAGLGTAAVTAGVSFRLAHWWDQLPSTDFEVLSDEEAAITASIADALFPGDVGSPPMPNGIEVGVVEKFDAYLAGLDDASADGLRMLLHAIDDMAVFGDLSLTRFHKRPRSERIAALEVWENSGMMVRRSGFRALKYVLSNQYCNHPDVLAAAGIHYSCGGSV from the coding sequence ATGAACCGACGCGACTTTCTCAAACTTGCCGGCTTGGGCACCGCCGCGGTCACCGCAGGAGTATCGTTTCGACTCGCCCACTGGTGGGATCAACTCCCGAGCACCGATTTCGAGGTGCTCAGCGACGAGGAGGCGGCGATCACCGCCTCTATCGCCGATGCGCTCTTTCCGGGGGATGTCGGAAGCCCGCCAATGCCAAACGGGATCGAGGTCGGGGTGGTCGAGAAGTTTGATGCCTATTTGGCCGGCCTCGACGACGCGTCGGCCGACGGGCTTCGGATGTTGCTGCATGCCATCGACGACATGGCGGTCTTTGGCGACCTCAGCCTGACGCGTTTTCACAAGCGGCCGCGTAGCGAGCGCATCGCCGCGCTCGAGGTGTGGGAGAACAGCGGCATGATGGTGCGCCGCTCCGGTTTTCGGGCGCTCAAATACGTGCTCTCCAACCAGTACTGCAATCATCCGGACGTGCTCGCCGCTGCCGGCATCCACTACAGCTGTGGAGGTAGCGTATGA
- a CDS encoding methyltransferase — translation MSKCPSCPLVDLPYAEQLHQKHQKVARAFGAYPQMAGHEIPAVHPSPHEQGYRNRARMVVLPKADASEALLGFYEEGSRQVVPVERCEAHHPTVETVLGELRPLLFTDGLLRWFTRFVDVRSTAGHPAAEEAAIVTLCGEVAEHDRDELEAHAATLHRALDEACDELRVSLHLNLADEPSQSVLAGEQQVVAGDAWLDVEVTNREFRVPPTAFFQVNLDALEAVHRRMDAVLGDDESRRPLVDLYCGVGAHGVALAEADTELLGTDIEQAAIDLAEDNARRAELHAEFRAAADTHAADWLADRLDGRAYRLITNPARAGMSAQTVAFVGATKPDCILYLSCEPHTLARDLDRLLDHGFRLESIEPFDFMPQTDQVETLAVLTLDDASTKSSRERAYQPQGPAQRTFSPGVSGPNMVSDTVIDASSWVALVAGETPKHGFLPKARGLDGQGRIEVERLRKVEGNSVVRVKAPTLSDDELRQRFRAWNHPVLGDPDYGDRNANHLAARHAYLDRMALHCVEVRAGGEVYRAEVPGSFLALMRLPRKVLEG, via the coding sequence ATGTCCAAATGCCCGAGCTGCCCCCTCGTCGACCTCCCCTACGCGGAGCAACTCCACCAAAAACACCAAAAGGTGGCGCGCGCGTTCGGGGCCTATCCGCAGATGGCAGGCCACGAGATTCCGGCGGTGCACCCGTCGCCCCACGAGCAGGGCTACCGAAATCGCGCCCGCATGGTGGTGCTGCCGAAAGCCGACGCCTCCGAAGCACTGCTCGGCTTTTACGAGGAGGGGAGCCGCCAGGTGGTGCCGGTCGAGCGCTGCGAAGCCCACCACCCCACCGTCGAGACGGTGTTGGGCGAGCTTCGCCCATTGCTCTTTACCGATGGGCTGTTGCGTTGGTTTACGCGCTTTGTCGACGTACGCTCGACCGCCGGCCACCCTGCCGCTGAGGAGGCGGCCATCGTCACGCTGTGCGGCGAGGTCGCCGAACACGACCGCGACGAACTCGAGGCGCATGCCGCCACTCTGCACCGAGCGCTCGACGAGGCGTGCGACGAGCTGCGCGTCTCGCTCCACCTCAACCTCGCCGACGAGCCGTCGCAATCAGTGCTGGCGGGCGAGCAACAGGTCGTCGCCGGCGACGCCTGGCTCGACGTCGAAGTCACCAACCGGGAGTTTCGCGTGCCGCCGACGGCCTTTTTCCAGGTCAACCTCGACGCCCTCGAGGCGGTGCACCGGCGCATGGACGCCGTTCTCGGCGACGACGAAAGTCGGCGACCTCTCGTCGACCTGTACTGCGGCGTGGGGGCCCACGGCGTCGCGTTGGCTGAAGCGGACACCGAGCTGCTCGGCACCGATATCGAACAGGCGGCGATTGATTTGGCCGAAGACAACGCCCGTCGGGCCGAACTGCACGCCGAGTTTCGCGCCGCCGCGGACACTCACGCCGCCGACTGGCTCGCCGATCGACTCGATGGCCGCGCCTACCGGCTCATCACCAACCCTGCGCGCGCCGGCATGTCGGCCCAGACGGTCGCCTTTGTGGGCGCCACCAAGCCCGATTGTATTCTGTACCTTTCATGCGAGCCGCACACGCTGGCGCGCGATCTCGACCGCCTGCTCGACCACGGCTTTCGCCTCGAGAGCATCGAGCCGTTCGACTTCATGCCCCAGACGGACCAGGTCGAAACACTGGCTGTGCTCACGCTCGACGACGCCTCCACCAAGTCGAGCCGCGAGCGCGCCTACCAGCCGCAAGGTCCCGCCCAGCGCACCTTCTCGCCGGGTGTCTCCGGCCCCAACATGGTGTCTGACACCGTGATCGACGCGTCGAGTTGGGTGGCACTCGTGGCCGGCGAGACGCCCAAGCACGGATTCTTGCCCAAGGCGCGTGGGCTCGACGGCCAAGGCCGCATCGAGGTCGAGCGGCTGCGCAAGGTCGAGGGAAACTCGGTGGTGCGCGTCAAAGCGCCGACGCTGAGCGACGACGAGCTGCGCCAGCGCTTTCGCGCCTGGAACCACCCGGTGCTCGGTGACCCCGACTACGGCGACCGCAATGCCAATCATCTGGCTGCGCGCCATGCGTATCTCGACCGCATGGCGCTGCATTGTGTGGAGGTGCGAGCTGGCGGGGAGGTCTACCGGGCCGAGGTGCCCGGTAGTTTCCTGGCGCTGATGCGGTTGCCGCGCAAGGTGCTCGAGGGTTAA
- a CDS encoding serine/threonine protein kinase codes for MATATKQRVLRSGVVIAEKYRVDKAIARGGFSVIYQGTHIGMERPVALKLLALDDEIKPTWLERFTREAKLASQLTHPNTVTIFDYGQDERGFLYIVMEWVEGTSLYHHLKKNGALSAPDVAEITLQILQSLDEAHRRGFLHRDLKPSNIMLSKDYEGQDIVKVLDFGIAKVLESSQQKVGRQAARITHKGAFIGTPRYASPEQLDGKSLTPAADIYSLGLLMWEALVGDPAVPSIQYGECVKYHMGDNPWRLPASVECPPGLANILYRALEKDLSRRYQTCREMHRDLSAWLRSSEAQRNSGQDFFIGATAAGGYEPVGLARESSDVDDDELFAGLVEQSSPGDQAPLDLHGPSGAPPPLSGSNEVSSAPGDDTFERELLALAEESSVPEMDQSAAPDTSPMQNPPRPVGAHARSEPRHPSRVSQKASLPASDGGNHSKKMTVAVSALAAAIILGAGAYAIFSGDETADGAADNANNEAVVAKEDDEAAEPPVEQKSPEQLEAELDDGTPSYSSGMIWTALNQSGWRRIGKVDTLEFSDLTQSSARFRKKSKTVMVTIYEAQTYADAESYVTTAEKPVQAMRFGKTTVQVSPGAKGNSTRGVYDLMSTLFQLKSIAQEQQ; via the coding sequence ATGGCCACAGCCACCAAACAGAGGGTACTACGCTCCGGAGTCGTCATCGCCGAGAAGTACCGCGTGGACAAGGCGATCGCGCGCGGTGGGTTCAGTGTCATCTATCAGGGCACTCATATCGGCATGGAGCGGCCGGTGGCGCTCAAGCTGCTGGCGCTCGACGACGAGATCAAGCCGACCTGGTTGGAGCGATTCACCCGGGAAGCCAAACTCGCCAGCCAGCTGACCCATCCCAACACCGTTACGATCTTCGACTACGGCCAGGACGAGCGTGGTTTTCTGTACATCGTCATGGAGTGGGTGGAAGGCACGTCGCTCTATCACCACCTCAAGAAGAACGGCGCTTTGTCGGCACCGGACGTCGCCGAGATCACTCTGCAGATCTTGCAGAGCCTCGACGAGGCACACCGGCGCGGCTTTTTGCATCGCGATCTCAAGCCGTCGAATATCATGCTCTCGAAGGATTACGAGGGCCAGGACATCGTCAAGGTGCTCGACTTCGGCATCGCCAAGGTGCTGGAGAGTTCACAGCAGAAGGTGGGGCGGCAGGCGGCTCGGATCACCCACAAGGGCGCCTTTATCGGCACGCCGCGGTACGCCTCGCCCGAGCAGCTCGACGGCAAGAGCTTGACGCCGGCGGCCGACATTTACTCGCTGGGATTGTTGATGTGGGAGGCGCTGGTAGGAGACCCGGCGGTGCCTTCGATCCAGTACGGCGAGTGTGTCAAATACCACATGGGCGACAATCCCTGGCGCCTTCCCGCCTCGGTCGAGTGTCCGCCGGGGCTCGCCAATATTCTGTACAGGGCGCTCGAAAAAGACCTTTCGAGGCGCTACCAGACCTGCCGTGAGATGCACCGCGACCTGAGCGCGTGGCTGCGGTCGTCCGAAGCGCAGCGCAACAGCGGTCAAGACTTCTTCATCGGCGCGACCGCTGCGGGCGGATACGAGCCGGTGGGGTTGGCCAGAGAGTCGAGCGACGTGGATGACGACGAGTTATTCGCCGGGTTGGTAGAGCAGAGCAGCCCGGGCGACCAGGCGCCGCTTGATTTGCACGGGCCGTCGGGGGCGCCTCCTCCGCTGTCCGGCTCCAACGAGGTATCCTCGGCCCCGGGCGACGACACCTTCGAGCGTGAGCTCTTGGCCCTCGCAGAGGAGTCGTCGGTGCCCGAGATGGACCAGTCTGCTGCGCCCGACACGTCGCCTATGCAGAACCCGCCTCGACCGGTCGGCGCACACGCGCGCTCCGAGCCGCGGCATCCATCCCGTGTCTCGCAGAAGGCTTCCCTGCCGGCGAGCGATGGCGGGAATCATTCAAAGAAGATGACCGTGGCTGTCTCGGCGCTCGCCGCGGCCATAATCTTGGGCGCAGGCGCCTACGCGATTTTTTCAGGCGACGAGACCGCCGATGGTGCGGCTGACAACGCCAACAATGAGGCCGTGGTGGCCAAAGAGGATGACGAGGCCGCCGAACCGCCGGTCGAGCAGAAGAGCCCCGAACAACTGGAGGCTGAACTCGACGACGGCACGCCTTCCTACTCCTCGGGGATGATCTGGACGGCGCTCAACCAATCTGGTTGGCGGCGCATTGGCAAGGTCGACACGCTCGAGTTCAGCGACTTAACTCAGTCGAGTGCGCGTTTTCGAAAGAAATCGAAGACCGTCATGGTCACGATTTACGAGGCGCAGACCTACGCCGACGCCGAGAGCTACGTCACCACCGCCGAGAAACCGGTCCAAGCGATGCGCTTTGGCAAGACAACCGTCCAGGTCTCGCCGGGCGCCAAGGGCAACTCTACGCGCGGCGTCTACGACTTGATGTCGACCCTCTTCCAACTCAAGTCGATCGCTCAAGAGCAACAGTGA
- a CDS encoding GMC family oxidoreductase N-terminal domain-containing protein produces MIGFDFSAVRYLGKQLHTAQTYAKGGGGPSLRLKADVVIAGTGPGGLCAATALTEAGLDVVMLEAGQFWRPKAFVRDMNFAQENLYQAKGTRIMQGNVFIPLASGRGVGGGTLVNSAICFRTPNWVLDQWVDEWGAEQWQQSEREALYDEVERAIGVVDTSPAIAGKNSEVARRGFSALGVHHGYMPRNAGGCAGCGTCHTGCPSGGKASSDLNWLPRVLRNGGRLYADTRVEEIVIKGGRAVGVRGTMRDPKAKEDIAEVVVEADRVILACGSINTPLLLQKQGLANSSGALGKNLHVHPAIAMVAMMPEEVEIWKGATQGYYAHHPDDPEVLCETFSAPPDAMLAQSATVGYDAVDFLRNLRYLAGCGSMIRDVSSGEVTRKSDGKASIRYFVEEADRKKFIRGLQLTAEMFFAAGAKSAMPLVAGAKFYSSLNETLDQVGKTTNASDLSLYASHPMSTCRMHPDPEVGVVRPEDGMTHDIENLHITDASVFPTAMGANPQMTIMGNALAMGRKIAAAI; encoded by the coding sequence ATGATCGGCTTCGACTTCTCGGCAGTTCGTTATCTTGGAAAGCAGCTTCACACTGCGCAGACGTACGCCAAGGGGGGCGGGGGACCCAGTCTGCGTTTGAAAGCCGACGTCGTCATCGCCGGCACCGGGCCCGGCGGGTTGTGCGCGGCGACCGCGCTGACCGAAGCCGGCCTCGACGTCGTCATGCTCGAGGCGGGGCAATTTTGGCGGCCCAAGGCCTTTGTGCGCGACATGAATTTCGCCCAAGAGAACCTCTACCAGGCCAAGGGCACGCGGATCATGCAGGGCAACGTCTTCATCCCGCTGGCTAGCGGGCGAGGCGTGGGCGGCGGCACGCTGGTCAATTCGGCCATCTGTTTTCGCACGCCCAACTGGGTGCTCGACCAGTGGGTCGACGAGTGGGGGGCCGAACAATGGCAGCAGAGCGAGCGCGAGGCGCTATACGACGAGGTCGAGCGGGCCATCGGGGTGGTCGACACGTCGCCTGCGATCGCCGGCAAGAACTCCGAGGTCGCTCGGCGAGGCTTCTCGGCGCTCGGTGTCCATCACGGCTACATGCCCCGAAACGCCGGCGGGTGCGCGGGCTGTGGCACCTGTCATACGGGGTGTCCCTCCGGCGGCAAGGCCAGCTCGGATCTCAATTGGCTGCCGCGGGTGCTCCGAAACGGCGGCCGGCTCTATGCCGACACGCGCGTCGAAGAGATCGTGATCAAAGGTGGGCGCGCGGTGGGCGTGCGGGGCACGATGCGCGATCCGAAGGCCAAAGAGGACATCGCCGAGGTCGTCGTCGAGGCCGACCGGGTCATCTTGGCCTGCGGCTCCATCAACACGCCGTTGCTGCTCCAAAAACAAGGCCTCGCCAACTCCAGCGGTGCGCTCGGCAAGAACTTGCACGTCCACCCGGCGATCGCGATGGTGGCGATGATGCCCGAGGAAGTCGAGATCTGGAAAGGTGCCACTCAGGGCTACTACGCCCACCACCCCGACGACCCGGAGGTCCTGTGTGAGACCTTCTCGGCCCCGCCCGACGCGATGCTCGCCCAGTCGGCGACGGTGGGCTACGACGCGGTCGATTTTTTGCGCAACCTGCGCTACCTGGCCGGCTGCGGCTCGATGATCCGCGACGTCTCCTCCGGCGAGGTGACCCGCAAGTCGGACGGCAAGGCGAGTATCCGCTACTTCGTCGAGGAAGCCGACCGCAAGAAGTTCATCCGGGGTTTGCAGCTCACCGCCGAGATGTTCTTCGCCGCCGGCGCCAAGAGCGCGATGCCGCTGGTGGCCGGCGCGAAGTTCTACAGCAGCCTCAATGAAACCCTCGACCAGGTGGGCAAGACCACCAACGCCTCCGATTTGAGCCTGTACGCCAGCCACCCGATGAGCACGTGCCGGATGCATCCCGACCCCGAGGTGGGCGTGGTGCGACCCGAAGACGGGATGACCCACGACATCGAAAACCTGCACATCACCGACGCCAGCGTCTTTCCGACCGCCATGGGCGCCAACCCGCAGATGACGATCATGGGCAACGCGCTGGCGATGGGGCGCAAGATCGCGGCGGCCATTTGA
- a CDS encoding VWA domain-containing protein, which yields MKIRRLALILLLATTGFVGCSDDPDGTNNKLDKGDASVDVIDDDADEADAGDVGPDTDPADVEEDTDPADVIEDVEEDVEDDVGQDVDEDATNICGDGIDDNDCDYDGIYDCEEAQIGTDPCNHDTDGDGLGDLQELDNGTDPNNPDSDGDGLTDGQEVELGLDPTKTDTYGNGTPDNEEWIVTACEDPSGEPVNYYVSNNVQVDPNSPNQVNVGNWKLALPPAFNNYAELTVSGLSMNGSIPANRKAAAVYDDPTNEVAGFLLSYTPNSSQADPIEVLDSLRTAINAQGSIVQGFNGGMFDTHDFNKAAIGRYLLDVSSQSYKELRDSMLFSMAPFGQSDVTGLPTTSGADYTKYRLFVSAIYRDKSNEDQVLISVALAPADKYEAREKVQFRMDDLTNTTNIAESVDGDQVRCNIFEPKESTKADFYWVLDQSGSMSDDYNRVQAVANQFYNELRNTGLDYRLGVTTMDEAYNGRLLTPGWHTDLNSFLAAVNAVINWSGNGYAEYGLKVAEEGIKFMKGISGTPPANERVRPDAQLITIWISDEESQSIQDNDLSGATGQQMLQNWITFFSQHTIGFSIVGDGSGCGTHDGRSYKEVAQATRGSFASLCATDISETIEDIIFAASGYAGYQLPDTPISSSLRVFINGDWVPRSRENGFDYFAQSNSLAFFGSYRPEVNATPPDNISITYETFQDRSKN from the coding sequence ATGAAGATCCGACGATTGGCCTTAATACTACTGCTTGCGACGACAGGGTTCGTCGGCTGTAGTGACGACCCGGATGGCACCAACAACAAGCTCGACAAGGGCGACGCAAGTGTTGACGTCATCGATGATGATGCCGACGAGGCCGACGCTGGCGACGTTGGGCCGGATACCGACCCGGCTGACGTCGAAGAGGATACCGACCCGGCGGATGTGATCGAGGATGTTGAAGAGGACGTCGAAGACGACGTCGGCCAAGACGTCGACGAAGATGCCACCAATATCTGTGGCGATGGCATCGACGACAACGACTGTGACTATGATGGCATCTACGATTGCGAGGAAGCCCAGATCGGCACCGATCCTTGCAACCACGATACCGACGGCGACGGGTTGGGCGACCTCCAAGAATTGGACAACGGCACCGATCCAAACAACCCCGACTCCGACGGCGACGGACTGACCGACGGTCAAGAGGTCGAGCTCGGCCTCGACCCGACCAAGACCGACACCTACGGCAACGGCACTCCCGACAACGAAGAGTGGATCGTCACCGCCTGTGAAGACCCCTCGGGCGAGCCGGTCAATTACTACGTGTCGAATAACGTGCAGGTCGACCCGAACAGCCCCAACCAGGTCAACGTGGGCAACTGGAAGCTGGCGCTGCCGCCGGCCTTCAACAACTACGCCGAGCTGACCGTCAGCGGGCTGTCGATGAACGGCAGCATCCCGGCCAACCGTAAGGCCGCCGCCGTCTATGACGACCCGACCAACGAGGTCGCAGGCTTCCTGCTGTCGTACACGCCCAACTCCTCGCAGGCCGACCCGATCGAAGTCCTCGACAGCCTGCGCACCGCCATCAACGCCCAGGGCTCGATCGTCCAGGGCTTCAACGGCGGTATGTTCGACACCCACGACTTCAACAAGGCCGCCATCGGCCGCTACCTGCTCGACGTGTCGTCGCAGTCGTACAAAGAGTTGCGCGACAGCATGCTCTTCTCGATGGCCCCGTTCGGCCAGAGCGACGTCACCGGCCTGCCGACGACCAGCGGTGCGGACTATACCAAGTACCGCTTGTTCGTGTCGGCCATCTACCGCGACAAGAGCAACGAAGACCAGGTGCTCATCTCGGTCGCACTCGCGCCTGCTGACAAGTACGAAGCGCGCGAAAAAGTCCAGTTCCGCATGGACGACCTGACCAACACGACCAACATCGCCGAGTCGGTCGACGGCGACCAGGTGCGCTGCAACATCTTCGAGCCCAAAGAGAGCACCAAAGCCGACTTCTACTGGGTGCTCGACCAGTCGGGTTCGATGTCCGACGACTACAACCGCGTTCAGGCCGTCGCCAACCAGTTCTACAACGAGCTGCGTAACACCGGCCTCGACTACCGCCTGGGCGTGACCACCATGGACGAGGCCTACAACGGCCGTCTGCTCACCCCCGGCTGGCACACCGACCTCAACAGCTTCCTGGCCGCGGTCAACGCCGTGATCAACTGGAGCGGTAACGGCTACGCCGAGTACGGCCTCAAGGTCGCCGAAGAGGGCATCAAGTTCATGAAGGGCATCAGCGGCACCCCGCCCGCCAACGAGCGCGTGCGCCCCGACGCCCAGCTCATCACCATCTGGATCTCCGACGAGGAGTCGCAGTCGATTCAGGACAACGACCTGTCGGGCGCCACCGGCCAGCAGATGCTGCAGAACTGGATCACGTTCTTCAGCCAGCACACCATCGGCTTCTCGATTGTGGGCGACGGTAGCGGCTGCGGCACCCACGACGGACGCTCCTACAAAGAGGTCGCTCAGGCCACCCGCGGCTCGTTCGCCTCGCTGTGCGCCACCGACATCTCCGAGACGATCGAGGACATCATCTTCGCCGCCTCCGGTTATGCCGGCTACCAGCTTCCGGACACCCCGATCTCGAGCTCGCTGCGCGTGTTCATCAACGGCGACTGGGTCCCGCGCAGCCGCGAGAACGGCTTCGACTACTTCGCCCAATCCAACTCGCTGGCCTTCTTCGGCAGCTACCGCCCCGAGGTCAACGCCACGCCCCCGGACAACATCTCGATCACCTACGAGACCTTCCAAGATCGCTCGAAGAACTGA
- a CDS encoding RNA polymerase sigma factor encodes MEEAEELKLVKRAQDGDQEAFQQLVENYQRKVYSICYGMLKNKQDSLDVSQEVFIKVFKYLENFNHNSSFYTWLYRITYNKCIDFIRKQKRRSEVDYDDTIQRSTEVEGDENILPSTLGLQPDRVYGRKELREKMLEALDTLSEKHRTILILREVEGLAYEEMADVLGISKGTVMSRLYHARRYFQDAIKEYLGDQITVE; translated from the coding sequence GTGGAAGAAGCAGAGGAACTCAAGCTTGTCAAACGGGCGCAGGATGGCGACCAGGAGGCCTTCCAGCAGCTGGTGGAGAACTACCAGCGCAAGGTCTACTCCATCTGCTATGGCATGCTCAAGAACAAGCAGGACTCTCTAGACGTCAGCCAAGAAGTCTTCATCAAAGTCTTCAAGTACCTGGAGAATTTCAACCACAACTCCAGCTTCTATACCTGGCTGTACCGAATCACGTACAACAAGTGCATCGATTTTATCCGCAAGCAGAAGCGGCGCTCGGAGGTCGATTACGACGACACCATCCAGCGCAGCACCGAGGTCGAGGGCGACGAGAATATTCTGCCCTCGACGCTGGGGCTGCAGCCCGATCGGGTCTACGGGCGCAAAGAGCTGCGTGAGAAGATGCTCGAGGCGCTCGACACGCTGTCGGAGAAGCACCGCACCATTCTGATTTTGCGCGAGGTCGAGGGGTTGGCCTACGAGGAGATGGCCGACGTGCTCGGGATCTCCAAGGGCACGGTCATGAGTCGGCTGTATCACGCCCGGCGTTATTTCCAGGATGCCATCAAGGAGTATCTGGGCGATCAGATTACTGTTGAGTAG
- a CDS encoding CAP domain-containing protein, translated as MLRRLLCCVVSVGLLGVTACSDDNGGSSDKTLTADAGDGASSDASSNDGSSSDSSFSDTGVDTVSDTTSDTAPDTGPDPSGDCDPGYSSDGAGGCTPDPVSDPATRTRQEVCTRWTGYAPQAATLWAQEPTDECDWGELHPEAQGDAIRRLDLFRWLVGLDPVTTKPNYIEVTQACATTLAAEGAGLTHNIPSDYACYTQEAATGASSSNIAYGVRNPAATVDLYIGDRGVNSLGHRRWCLNPTMAATGFGQRGSYSCMYSFDRSQASSVDHVFYPSAGFFPRSALLGAWSAGSRSFNFGSSPEVTITNVSDSSIVQVNNVQKLRNGYAIDTISWEVPNAEADVEYEVTIANGSNTLSYRTTLVDCP; from the coding sequence ATGCTGCGACGATTGCTGTGTTGTGTAGTGAGCGTGGGGCTGCTGGGAGTGACAGCCTGTTCGGACGACAACGGCGGCAGCAGCGACAAAACGCTGACGGCCGATGCCGGCGACGGCGCGTCCAGTGACGCCTCGTCCAATGACGGCTCGTCCAGTGATAGCTCGTTCAGTGATACCGGGGTCGACACGGTGTCTGACACCACCTCCGATACGGCGCCCGACACGGGCCCGGACCCGAGCGGTGACTGCGACCCGGGCTACTCGTCGGACGGCGCCGGCGGGTGCACCCCCGATCCGGTCAGTGATCCCGCCACGCGCACTCGTCAAGAGGTGTGCACCCGCTGGACGGGCTATGCGCCGCAGGCGGCAACTCTGTGGGCGCAAGAGCCGACCGACGAGTGCGACTGGGGCGAGCTGCATCCCGAAGCGCAGGGCGACGCGATTCGCCGGCTCGACTTGTTTCGGTGGCTGGTTGGCCTCGACCCGGTGACGACCAAACCGAACTACATCGAGGTCACCCAGGCCTGTGCCACGACGCTCGCCGCCGAAGGCGCCGGGCTGACTCACAATATCCCGTCGGACTACGCTTGCTACACCCAGGAAGCGGCCACGGGCGCATCGTCGTCGAATATCGCCTACGGCGTGCGCAACCCGGCGGCGACCGTCGATCTGTATATCGGCGACCGCGGGGTCAACAGTCTGGGCCACCGTCGCTGGTGTCTGAACCCGACGATGGCGGCCACCGGATTTGGCCAGCGGGGAAGCTATTCGTGCATGTACTCGTTCGATCGAAGTCAGGCGTCGTCGGTCGACCACGTCTTCTATCCGTCGGCGGGCTTTTTCCCTCGCTCGGCGCTTTTGGGTGCGTGGTCGGCAGGCTCGCGAAGCTTTAACTTCGGCTCCTCGCCCGAGGTCACGATCACGAACGTCAGCGACAGCTCGATCGTGCAAGTCAACAACGTTCAGAAGCTTCGCAACGGCTACGCGATCGACACGATCTCGTGGGAGGTGCCCAACGCCGAGGCCGACGTGGAGTACGAGGTGACCATTGCAAACGGCAGCAACACGCTCAGCTATCGAACCACGTTGGTCGATTGTCCTTGA